In Trifolium pratense cultivar HEN17-A07 linkage group LG7, ARS_RC_1.1, whole genome shotgun sequence, a genomic segment contains:
- the LOC123897252 gene encoding protein STRUBBELIG-RECEPTOR FAMILY 8 has product MAHTLFLFLTSFSFIFSSFPHFSLANTDPSDVQALEVMYNALNNPTELKGWKIGGGDPCGDSWKGITCEGSAVVSIDLSGLGLHGTLGYLLSDLMSLRKLDLSGNKIHDTIPYQLPPNLTSLNLAGNNLTGNLPYSIALMVSLDYLNVSNNALSMLISDVFANHSRLDTLDLSFNNFSGDLPPSFGSLSSLSSLFLQKNQLTGSLNVLDGLPLDNLNVANNNFSGWIPHELKSIDNFIYDGNSFNDGPAPPSPESTLSPPSDSHKRNHHSGSGSHNKTQGSNDQNSDDDKGTSAGAIVGIVLGSVLVFSVVLVALLFCIRKLKGKEKGARTSNGSLPPGIINVTPQMQEQRVKSAAVITDLKPRPPAENVTMDRMAIKSGSVKQMRSPITSTSYTVATLQSATNSFSQEFIIGEGSLGRVYRAEFPNGKVMAVKKIDNAALSLQEEDNFLEAISNMSRLRHPNVVTLAGYCAEHGQRLLIYEYIGNGNLHDMLHFTEDSSKALPWNARVRIALGTARALEYLHEVCLPSVVHRNFKSANILLDEELNPHLSDCGLASLTPNTERQVSSTQMVGSFGYSAPEFALSGVYTVKSDVYSFGVVMLELLTGRKPLDSSRARAEQSLVRWATPQLHDIDALSKMVDPCLNGMYPAKSLSRFADIIALCVQPEPEFRPPMSEVVQALVRLVQRASVVKRRPSDESGFVHKTPDHESIDMSF; this is encoded by the exons ATGGCACAtaccctttttctttttcttaccTCATTCTCTTTCATCTTTTCTTCATTTCCTCATTTTTCTCTTGCCAACACTGACCCTTCTGATG TTCAAGCTCTTGAGGTTATGTACAATGCATTGAATAATCCAACTGAATTAAAGGGTTGGAAAATTGGTGGTGGTGATCCATGTGGAGATTCATGGAAAGGGATTACTTGTGAAGGTTCAGCTGTTGTTTCTAT TGATCTCTCTGGTTTAGGACTCCATGGAACTCTTGGATACTTGCTTTCAGACCTTATGTCACTTAGAAAGCT tGATTTAAGTGGCAACAAGATCCATGATACAATTCCCTATCAGTTACCACCAAATCTTACAAGCTT AAATCTTGCGGGAAATAACTTAACCGGAAATCTTCCGTATTCGATTGCTCTCATGGTTTCACTCGATTATCT GAATGTGAGCAATAATGCACTCTCTATGTTAATCAGTGACGTTTTTGCTAATCATTCCCGTCTTGATACCCT GGATCTATCATTTAATAACTTTTCTGGGGATCTTCCACCTTCGTTTGGTTCACTGTCAAGTCTCTCTTCTCT TTTCTTGCAGAAGAATCAGCTGACTGGTTCTCTTAATGTTCTTGATGGTTTGCCATTGGATAATTT AAATGTTGCAAACAATAATTTCAGTGGATGGATACCTCATGAGCTTAAATCTATCGATAATTTCAT ATATGATGGAAATTCTTTCAATGATGGCCCTGCACCTCCTTCGCCAGAGTCTACTTTGTCTCCACCTAGTGATTCTCATAAACGTAATCATCACTCCGGGTCTGGTTCACATAATAAAACACAGGGTTCTAATGATCAAAACTCCGATGACGATAAGGGAACGTCAGCGGGGGCCATTGTTGGGATTGTTTTAGGTTCAGTATTGGTGTTTTCTGTTGTTCTAGTTGCTCTTCTTTTCTGTATCCGAAAACTAAAAGGGAAGGAAAAGGGCGCAAGAACTTCTAACGGGAGCCTTCCTCCCGGAATAATCAATG TAACTCCTCAGATGCAAGAGCAAAGGGTGAAAAGTGCTGCTGTTATTACAGATCTCAAACCTCGTCCGCCTGCAGAAAATGTGACAATGGATAGGATGGCTATAAAAAGTGGATCAGTAAAGCAGATGAGGTCTCCTATCACTTCCACATCGTATACAGTTGCTACGCTCCAGAGTGCAACAAATAGCTTCAGTCAAGAATTTATTATTGGTGAAGGTTCTCTTGGCCGAGTTTATAGAGCTGAATTCCCAAATGGGAAG GTAATGGCTGTTAAGAAGATTGACAATGCAGCACTTTCATTACAAGAGGAAGACAATTTTCTGGAAGCTATTTCGAATATGTCACGCTTGCGGCATCCGAACGTTGTTACACTGGCTGGATATTGTGCAGAACATGGCCAACGACTTCTAATTTATGAATATATTGGAAATGGAAATCTTCACGATATGCTCCATTTTACTGAAGATAGCAGTAAAGCTTTACCTTGGAATGCACGTGTACGCATAGCTCTTGGCACAGCCCGAGCCTTAGA GTACTTGCACGAAGTTTGCTTGCCATCTGTTGTACATAGAAATTTCAAATCAGCAAATATATTACTCGACGAGGAGCTCAATCCTCACCTGTCTGACTGTGGCTTAGCATCCCTTACACCAAACACCGAGCGACAG GTATCATCAACTCAAATGGTCGGTTCATTTGGTTATAGTGCTCCCGAGTTTGCACTATCAGGAGTATACACCGTAAAAAGCGATGTTTACAGCTTTGGAGTGGTTATGCTGGAACTTTTAACTGGTCGTAAGCCACTTGACAG tTCGAGAGCTAGAGCTGAGCAATCACTTGTAAGGTGGGCTACACCGCAGCTCCATGATATAGATGCCTTGTCCAAAATGGTTGATCCTTGTTTGAATGGCATGTATCCTGCAAAATCGTTGTCACGCTTCGCTGATATCATTGCCCTCTGCGTTCag CCGGAACCGGAATTTCGACCTCCAATGTCCGAGGTGGTGCAAGCATTGGTACGGTTAGTACAAAGAGCAAGCGTGGTTAAAAGGAGACCAAGTGATGAATCTGGTTTTGTTCACAAGACACCAGACCATGAGTCCATAGACATGTCATTTTAA
- the LOC123900008 gene encoding homeobox protein SBH1 — MEGSSSNGNSSYHVMSAFGENSGGLCSSMMMMPLVTSHQQHHQHNHLLNSNNNPNNNNTNANNNSCHFLPIPNSTNNNNNNNHYNMLQNNPNNNNTTTTTPGLGYYFMDNNGSSSSSSSAVKAKIMAHPHYHRLLEAYINCQKVGAPGEVVARLEEACASAVRMGGEGVGSGCIGEDPALDQFMEAYCEMLIKYEQELSKPLKEAMLFLQRIEVQFKNLTVSSSSDNIACNESGDRNGSSEEDHVDLYNMVDPQAEDRELKGQLLRKYSGYLGSLKQEFMKKRKKGKLPKEARQQLLEWWSRHYKWPYPSESQKLALAESTGLDQKQINNWFINQRKRHWKPSEDMQFVVMDPSHPHYYMENNVLTNSYPMDLSNTML; from the exons ATGGAGGGTAGTAGTTCTAATGGAAATTCTTCTTATCATGTGATGAGTGCTTTTGGAGAAAACAGTGGTGGGCTATGTTCTTCAATGATGATGATGCCTTTAGTCACTTCtcatcaacaacatcatcaacatAATCATCTATTAAATTCCAACAATAATCCTAATAACAACAATACTAATGCAAACAACAATAGTTGTCACTTTCTTCCTATCCCTAATTCcactaataataacaacaataataatcacTACAACATGCTTCAAAACaatcccaacaacaacaatactactactactactcctGGTTTAGGTTACTATTTCATGGACAACAATGgaagttcttcttcttcatcttctgctGTTAAAGCTAAAATCATGGCTCATCCTCACTATCATCGTCTCTTAGAAGCTTACATCAATTGTCAAAag gtTGGAGCACCAGGTGAAGTTGTAGCTAGGTTAGAAGAAGCATGTGCATCTGCAGTGAGAATGGGTGGAGAAGGAGTTGGATCAGGTTGCATAGGGGAAGATCCAGCTTTGGATCAGTTTATGGAAGCTTATTGTGAGATGTTGATTAAGTATGAACAAGAACTCTCTAAACCCTTGAAAGAAGCCATGCTTTTTCTTCAAAGAATTGAAGTCCAGTTCAAAAATCTTacagtttcttcttcttcagataATATTG CTTGTAATGAAAGTGGAGATAGGAATGGATCATCTGAAGAAGATCATGTTGATCTATACAACATGGTAGATCCTCAGGCAGAAGACAGAGAATTAAAGGGACAGCTTTTGAGAAAGTACAGTGGATATTTGGGCAGTCTGAAGCAAGAATTcatgaagaaaaggaaaaaaggaAAACTACCAAAAGAAGCAAGGCAACAATTACTTGAATGGTGGAGTAGACATTACAAATGGCCTTATCCCTCT GAGTCACAGAAGCTGGCACTAGCAGAGTCAACAGGTCTTGATCAGAAGCAAATAAACAACTGGTTTATTAATCAAAGGAAAAGGCATTGGAAACCATCAGAGGACATGCAGTTTGTGGTAATGGATCCAAGCCATCCACATTATTACATGGAAAATAATGTTCTCACCAATTCATATCCTATGGATCTATCCAACACCATGCTCTAG